A stretch of Haloarcula halophila DNA encodes these proteins:
- a CDS encoding ArdC-like ssDNA-binding domain-containing protein, whose product MSTTQSNLPDQEHSQQTTTFDDSDSRADDMRERLNGWVEDLADLTDEAQASEQFQRWLDVQSKFHDYSARNTLLIKMQCPNATRVAGYNTWKNEFDRYVQEGESAIWIWAPIITNKCPECGNSPSYHENTDCEYDETDPDEWSRGLVGFRPASVFDISQTEGEPLPELETETHGDPEGLVEDLLAGTDEIGVDAQLVESDEWDHGAAKGVCTRRSVTTTNPVVEVKHQDNRAAVASVLIHEFAHAKLHFDVQDDTERDKREVEAEAVAYIVSRHFGLDPDNSAFYLAAWDGDAAETLRDRLDRISSTAADLIDAVENE is encoded by the coding sequence ATGTCGACGACACAGAGCAACCTCCCCGACCAGGAGCACAGCCAGCAGACCACTACCTTCGACGATTCGGACAGCCGTGCCGACGACATGCGCGAGCGCCTCAACGGGTGGGTCGAGGACCTCGCTGACCTCACCGACGAGGCCCAGGCCAGCGAGCAGTTCCAGCGCTGGCTGGACGTCCAGTCGAAGTTCCATGACTACTCGGCCCGGAACACGCTGCTCATCAAGATGCAGTGTCCCAACGCGACCCGCGTTGCGGGGTACAACACCTGGAAGAACGAGTTCGATCGCTACGTCCAGGAAGGGGAGTCGGCCATCTGGATCTGGGCGCCCATCATCACGAACAAGTGTCCCGAGTGCGGGAACTCGCCGTCGTACCACGAGAACACGGATTGCGAGTACGACGAGACCGACCCGGACGAGTGGTCCCGCGGACTGGTCGGGTTCCGGCCAGCTAGCGTTTTCGACATCTCCCAGACCGAGGGCGAGCCACTCCCCGAACTGGAGACAGAGACCCACGGCGACCCGGAGGGACTCGTCGAAGACCTTCTGGCTGGGACCGACGAAATCGGCGTCGACGCCCAACTTGTCGAGTCCGACGAGTGGGACCACGGAGCCGCAAAGGGGGTCTGCACGCGCCGAAGCGTGACGACGACCAATCCTGTGGTCGAAGTGAAGCATCAGGACAACCGAGCAGCAGTCGCGAGCGTGCTGATCCACGAGTTCGCCCACGCCAAGCTCCACTTCGACGTCCAGGACGACACGGAACGGGACAAGCGTGAGGTCGAAGCCGAGGCCGTCGCCTACATCGTCAGTCGACACTTCGGGCTGGACCCGGACAACTCGGCGTTCTATCTCGCTGCCTGGGATGGGGACGCAGCCGAGACGTTGCGGGACCGCCTGGATCGGATCTCCTCGACAGCAGCGGATCTCATCGACGCCGTCGAAAACGAGTAA